The region GCGGCCTGATCGTCGGTCTGGCGGGTGGCTTGTATGCGCTGCTGAATGGGCGGGTCTCGCCGGATACGTTTGGCCTGTCCCAGATGTTGATGCACTTCGCCATCGTCATGATAGGCGGGCTGGGCAGCCTGGCCGGCTCCATCATCGGCGCGGTCTTGCTGACCGGTGCGCCGGAGTTGCTGCGCAATTTTCCGGGGCTGGAGGAAATTGTATTCAGCCTTCTGCTGATGGCGGTGCTGTTCCTCATGCCGCGCGGCATCGGCGGCTTGATCGCCGATCGGATTCCCGGCGCGCGCGAGCGCCTGTACCAGGAGTAGTCCATGCTGCGCGTCGAAAACATGACTGTACGCTTCGCTGGGCTCACCGCTGTCAACGACTTGTCCTTCCAGGTGGAGCAGGGCGAGATCTTCACCATGATGGGCCCCAACGGGGCGGGCAAGACGACTGCATTCAATGCCATTACCGGCTTTGTGCGGCCCGCCGAGGGGAAAATATCCTACCAGGGCGATTCCTTGCTGGAGCGCACGCCGGACGACATCGCCAGACTTGGCATCCGGCGGACGTTCCAGAACAACGGCATCTTGCGCGAGATGACCGTGCTGGAAAACGTGCTGACCGGACTCGAACTGGCCATTCCTCATACATTCTGGCGAACCGTGATCGGAGCGCCCTCGGCGCGGAGGGCGGAACGGGAAGCCGTCGCCAGAGCGCGTGCCATTCTGGAACGTTTGGGTATAGCCGAGTTGGCGGACCGTATTGCCGGCGATCTTTCCTTCGGACAGCAGCGTCTGGTCGAAATCGCGCGGGCGCTGGTGGTCGATGCCCGACTCATCATGCTGGACGAACCGGCCGTGGGCTTGTCGCCCAGCGACCGTCAACATCTGGGAACCGTGTTGCGGATGCTGGCCAAGGAGGGGATCGCCATCGTGCTGGTCGAACATGTACAGGATTTGGTCATGGCGATCTCGGATCGCATTCTGGTCCTGAATTATGGGAAATGCTTGGCAGAGGGCGAGCCCGAAGCCGTGCGCAACAACAAAGCGGTGCTGGAGGCCTATCTTGGTCAAGAATGACGTCCTCCTTGAAGTGGCCGGCCTGGCGGTGCGGCATGGTCGCGTGCCCGCGCTGGCCGGCATCAATATCGAATTGCGTAAAGGCGAGGCGGTGGGCTTGCTGGGTGCGAATGGCGCGGGCAAGACGACGCTATTGAATGCCTTGTCGGGATTCCTGCCGCACGATTCCGGCAAAGTCACCCTGTTCGGCGAGACGATGAAGTCCGGCGCACCGCATCGGGTCGCCCGAGCGGGCCTGCTGCAGGTCTCGCAGGACCGCGACCTGTTCCCCGAGCTGAGCGTGCGCGACAATCTGCGCCTGGGTTGCCTGGCGCGCGCGAAGTCGCGTCATGCGCGCAATCTGGACAGGGTATTCGGCTACTTTCCCCGGCTGAAGGAGCGGCTTGACCAGCGGGCCAACACCATGTCCGGCGGTGAACAGCAGATGCTGGCCATCGGCAGGGCCTTGATGGCCGAGCCGCGCATCATCTTGTTGGACGAACCGTCGGCGGGGCTGTCGCCCCTGTTCGTGCAGGAAATCGGCGCGATGATGCAGGCGCTAAAGCGTGAAGGTGAGGTGGCCTTGGTGCTGGTCGAGCAGAACATGCGGCTGGCCGCGCGCGTGGTCGACCGTTTCTATATGCTGCGTGCCGGGCAGGTGGTGGCGGAAGGTCTGGCCAATGAACTGGAGCGCGAACACGAGCATTTGGCGCGGGAGTTTTACCTGTAAGCGCGGCATCGCCGCATGGCCGACCTGGCCGCGCGGCGTTCGCAGCGTTTCCGCATGATGATGCAGCGGTATCAGGTCGGCGTATCGACGTCGTCCCAATCCGCGTTTTCGAACCTCACCAGCCAATTCAGCGCGTAGTGGCGCTCCTGGATGACACCGGGCAGGAACTCGGCCGGCGGATTGCCTCGTCCTAACGAGGCTTCGCGCGTGACCCAGTGAAGGCGGTAGTAAAGGTCGAGCGCGTCCAGGATCTCAGTGGCAGGGCGCAACTGGGCTTGGGCCGGCCATTCTCCCGACACCGTGTCCAGGAAGGTGCGGACCACCCCGGGCACGTCGCAAATGCCGGGTGGCAGTGACAAGGTCGGCAGCAGGCCGAGCGCCCATCCAAGCAGCGCCAGGCTTTCATAGCGCCACGTCATCTGCACGGTCGCTTTCTCGGATGGAGTTTCTTCATCGAGAAATGCTTGCTCGGCTGGCGTGAGATAGCGGAAGGCGGGCGCCACGCGCTCTTTCAGTTGCTCTATGGGCACCGGACCCTCGGGGCTGTTCAGGCTTTCGGCGCGCGCGGCTACCACCAACAAGGCCATCGCGCGTCCGGCGACTTCGGCGGCGGGACGCAGTTGCACTTCCGTCTCGCTGATCAGCGGGGGCAGGGTGGGAGACACGCGGATGCCGTGTTGTTCCAACAGCGCCTCAGTGCGCGACTTGCGATCCCACGCCGCTCGCGGATAGGGAATCTGCGCCTGCTCATCCTGGTTTCCCGCTGCGTCTATGACCACGCGCCCCTGCGGATCGCGCACGCTGCCGTCCGTCAGGAACATGACCGCGTTCGCCTGCTCGGCCCATTGGGTAAATGCGGCTTGATGCTCGGTCGCGAACGAGAGGCTGACGTGCTGTTGCACGCGTTGCAGGTGGCGCATCAGGTGGTAGCGCGAGCGCGTCATCTGGCCATCGCCACGATTCAGCACGTATCCCACGAAACCTTGCAGGTGCCCGGGGAGCTCAGGGTCGCTGAGGTCTCTTTTGCCGAGCAGCTCATGGGGGAAGTTCAGGGGCGGGAGGGCTGCCACGGTGCCATAGGCATTGACGAGTATCGCTTCGTCCGCGACGGGCGCGGCGCCAGCGGCCACGTTGGATTGAGTGCCGCCATTGGCAGCAGGCTGGGATCCGCCCAATAGCTTCTTGAGTCGTTCGAGCATCGTTTACCTGGTCAGGGATTCGGTTGTTTGATGGCAGCGCGGCGGCGCCGGGCCGAAGTGACTGTATCAGGTTCGTTTGTGCGTTTTTGAGGCTTGTTCTGTTTTTTGGTGTCTTATAAAAGACAGCATACATAGTATAAAATACATATATGCATTTCTAGGTAGGATAACTTTTAATTATCCAACCTAGAAATCAGATTGAAGGCGGATGGCCAGCATTTGGACATCCCGACGGTTGAGAGAGGAAAGTCATGGCCACTGGCGTGCAAGCTTCGGATGTCTGGGCAGCGGCGGATGCACTATTGAAAGCCGGAGAGCAGCCGACCATAGAACGGGTACGCCTGCATCTGGGACGTGGCTCGCCCAATACGGTCGGCCCGCATCTCAAAGCCTGGTTCCGCGGGCTAAGCGAGCGGCTGGTAGGCGGGCAGGGGCGTTCCACAGGGATTCCAGATGCTGTCGGACGGGCGGTCGAGCAAATCTGGGAACAAGCCTTGGCGGCCGCCCGCGAGGAATGGGTGCTTGCGTCCGCCCGGGAGCGCGAGGAGCTGGCCCAGGCCAGGACCCAGATCGCCACGGACCAGGCGGCGCTCGCGCAGGAGCAAGTTCGTCTGCGCATCCGGGAAAGCGATCTGGAAGCGGCGGCGCAAGCGGCCCGAGCCCAGGCCGAGGCCGCCGAGGAACGTCTGCGCGGCGCCGAACGGCAAGCACGCGAGGACGCCGGTGCCCTGAAGACCCTGAATCAGCGCCTGGCCAGCCTGCAGGAGCAGGTCGCCGCCGGGCAGCAGGCCCTGCGCGAGGCACAAGCGGTCAGCCGGGAGGCCTTGGCGGCCAGCGAAGCACGCCATTCGGCCCATGAAAAGCGCTGGTTGGGTGAAATCGACACGCAACGCCAGGGGTTGAAGAAGGCGCAAGAGGAATTGGACCGAACCCGAAAGGCCGCCGAAGCGACTGTCGAGCAATTTCAGAATCAGGTCTCCAACTTCCAGTCCCAAGGGGCGCAACTCCAGTCCCAGGTTACGGAGCTGCAGGCGCGACTGGCACAGGTCCGCGGGGAAAACGTCGTGCAGGCCCGGCGGGCGGAGTCGGCCGAGGCCAATGCCGATATGCTGAGCGCGCAACTGAAAGCCGCCGCCGATGCCGCCCATGCCGCCAGGACGCAAGCGGACCAGTCTTCCGCCCAGTTGATCACCCAGAACGACACCTTGCGCGAACAGCTGGCCGCGAAGGACCGGCAGATTGAATTGCTGATGCAGGTCGCCGCGCGTTCGGACCCTATCCATCGCAAATAAAGATACGCGTCGACCCACTTCTGACGCGAGTTCGCGCTTTCACCGTTGTCTTTCTTCCGCGCTTTCAGTACAACCTCATCAAAAGCAGAATGAAAGCCCGCAGCTTTTCGCCAGGAGACGCGATGCAGCTGACGTTGGAAGACGTACAACAGAAAGCAGGATCACAAGTCCTGCTTTATCCGATGAGCCTGGCTCCCCACCCGGGGGCGATGACTATCCTGCTGGGCGTGACCCTGGCCGGTAAGACGTCATTGATGCGTATCATGGCCGGCCTGGATCGGCCCAGCCAAGGCACCGTGCGTGTCGACGGGGCCGACGTTACCCGGGTCCCCGTGCGCGAACGCAACGTCGCCATGGTGTATCAGCAGTTCATCAACTATCCCTCGCTGACCGTACGCGACAACATTGCGTCGCCTTTGCGGCTGCGCTCGGCCGATCAAGTGGACGAGCGGGTGCACGCCATGGCCAGCCGGCTTCATATCGACCATCTGCTCGACCGATATCCAGCCGAACTGTCGGGCGGGCAGCAGCAGCGCGTGGCGTTGGCCCGCGCGCTGGTCAAGGAAGCGCCCCTGGTCCTGCTCGACGAGCCCTTGGTCAACCTCGACTACAAATTGCGGGAATCCCTGCGCGAGGAGCTCGCAGGCCTGTTCGAGGAGGGCGACTCCACCGTGGTCTACGCGACCACCGAGCCTGCTGAAGCCTTGTTGCTGGGAGGATATACGGCCGTCCTGGATGCTGGCGAGCTGCTTCAATACGGCCCGACGGCGGAGGTCTTTCATCGCCCGCGCTCGATTCGGGTGGCAAGGGTGTTCAGCGACCCGCCCATGAACCTCTTTCAGGCCCGGCGCGATGGTCAGGGTTTCGTGTTGCGCAGCGGTCTGCGCGTGCAGCGCGAGTTGCCGGCGAGCGCCGGCCGCGCCGACATCATGGCGGGATTGCGCGCCGGCGCCTTGCGCCTGGAGCAAAGGCCGGGCAGCGTGGCGCTGGAAGGGGCGGTCAAACTGGCGGAAATCTCCGGGTCCGACACCTTCGTGCATGCCACCACCGCCGACGGCGACGTGGTCGCGCAACTGTCCGGCGTACATCGCTTCGAGTTGGGCACGCGTGTCCAGCTGCACTTCGATCCTGCTCAGACCTATGCCTTCGACGCCGCCGGTGATCTGCTGGTAGCGCCCTCGTACCGCGAATTGCCGCGCGAGGTGGCGTAATGGCCAGCATCGAACTGGATCTGTCGCATTCGTACGTCTCACATCCTATCTCGGACGAAGACTATGCCTTGCTGCCCTTGAACTAC is a window of Bordetella sp. N DNA encoding:
- a CDS encoding ABC transporter ATP-binding protein — encoded protein: MLRVENMTVRFAGLTAVNDLSFQVEQGEIFTMMGPNGAGKTTAFNAITGFVRPAEGKISYQGDSLLERTPDDIARLGIRRTFQNNGILREMTVLENVLTGLELAIPHTFWRTVIGAPSARRAEREAVARARAILERLGIAELADRIAGDLSFGQQRLVEIARALVVDARLIMLDEPAVGLSPSDRQHLGTVLRMLAKEGIAIVLVEHVQDLVMAISDRILVLNYGKCLAEGEPEAVRNNKAVLEAYLGQE
- a CDS encoding ABC transporter ATP-binding protein, whose amino-acid sequence is MVKNDVLLEVAGLAVRHGRVPALAGINIELRKGEAVGLLGANGAGKTTLLNALSGFLPHDSGKVTLFGETMKSGAPHRVARAGLLQVSQDRDLFPELSVRDNLRLGCLARAKSRHARNLDRVFGYFPRLKERLDQRANTMSGGEQQMLAIGRALMAEPRIILLDEPSAGLSPLFVQEIGAMMQALKREGEVALVLVEQNMRLAARVVDRFYMLRAGQVVAEGLANELEREHEHLAREFYL
- a CDS encoding DUF4272 domain-containing protein, with amino-acid sequence MLERLKKLLGGSQPAANGGTQSNVAAGAAPVADEAILVNAYGTVAALPPLNFPHELLGKRDLSDPELPGHLQGFVGYVLNRGDGQMTRSRYHLMRHLQRVQQHVSLSFATEHQAAFTQWAEQANAVMFLTDGSVRDPQGRVVIDAAGNQDEQAQIPYPRAAWDRKSRTEALLEQHGIRVSPTLPPLISETEVQLRPAAEVAGRAMALLVVAARAESLNSPEGPVPIEQLKERVAPAFRYLTPAEQAFLDEETPSEKATVQMTWRYESLALLGWALGLLPTLSLPPGICDVPGVVRTFLDTVSGEWPAQAQLRPATEILDALDLYYRLHWVTREASLGRGNPPAEFLPGVIQERHYALNWLVRFENADWDDVDTPT
- a CDS encoding DNA-binding protein; the protein is MATGVQASDVWAAADALLKAGEQPTIERVRLHLGRGSPNTVGPHLKAWFRGLSERLVGGQGRSTGIPDAVGRAVEQIWEQALAAAREEWVLASAREREELAQARTQIATDQAALAQEQVRLRIRESDLEAAAQAARAQAEAAEERLRGAERQAREDAGALKTLNQRLASLQEQVAAGQQALREAQAVSREALAASEARHSAHEKRWLGEIDTQRQGLKKAQEELDRTRKAAEATVEQFQNQVSNFQSQGAQLQSQVTELQARLAQVRGENVVQARRAESAEANADMLSAQLKAAADAAHAARTQADQSSAQLITQNDTLREQLAAKDRQIELLMQVAARSDPIHRK
- a CDS encoding ABC transporter ATP-binding protein, producing MQLTLEDVQQKAGSQVLLYPMSLAPHPGAMTILLGVTLAGKTSLMRIMAGLDRPSQGTVRVDGADVTRVPVRERNVAMVYQQFINYPSLTVRDNIASPLRLRSADQVDERVHAMASRLHIDHLLDRYPAELSGGQQQRVALARALVKEAPLVLLDEPLVNLDYKLRESLREELAGLFEEGDSTVVYATTEPAEALLLGGYTAVLDAGELLQYGPTAEVFHRPRSIRVARVFSDPPMNLFQARRDGQGFVLRSGLRVQRELPASAGRADIMAGLRAGALRLEQRPGSVALEGAVKLAEISGSDTFVHATTADGDVVAQLSGVHRFELGTRVQLHFDPAQTYAFDAAGDLLVAPSYRELPREVA